A window of the Callospermophilus lateralis isolate mCalLat2 chromosome 7, mCalLat2.hap1, whole genome shotgun sequence genome harbors these coding sequences:
- the C7H1orf50 gene encoding uncharacterized protein C1orf50 homolog produces MENSPPSGPEKKDPESPGVQQAAAGSLVELTPTPGGLALVSPYHTHRVGDPLDLVALAEQVQKADEFIRANATNKLTVIAEQIQYLQEQARKVLEDAHRDADLHRAACNMVKKPGNIYYLYKRESGQQYFSIISPKEWGTSCPHDFLGAYKLQHDLSWTPYEDIEKQDAKISLMDKLLNQPVALPSCTEPTFQRLTN; encoded by the exons ATGGAGAACTCTCCGCCGTCTGGGCCGGAAAAGAAAGACCCTGAAAGTCCAGGAGTGCAGCAGGCGGCTGCAG GATCCCTGGTGGAGCTCACCCCAACCCCCGGCGGCCTGGCTTTGGTGAGCCCCTATCACACCCACCGGGTCGGGGACCCCTTAGACCTCGTGGCGCTCGCAGAGCAGGTGCAGAAG GCTGATGAATTTATTCGAGCAAATGCCACCAACAAATTGACAGTCATAGCTGAGCAGATCCAGTATTTGCAAGAACAAGCCAGGAAG GTACTGGAAGATGCTCACAGAGATGCTGACTTGCACCGTGCAGCTTGTAATATGGTGAAAAAACCTGGCAACATTTACTATCTTTATAAACGGGAAAGCGGTCAGCAATACTTTTCCATTATTTCTCCAAAG GAATGGGGGACTAGTTGTCCTCAtgactttcttggtgcctacaagCTTCAGCATGACTTGTCCTGGACTCCATATGAGGACATTGAGAAGCAAGACGCTAAAATCAGCCTAATGGACAAGCTGCTGAACCAGCCAGTGGCCCTGCCCTCCTGCACTGAACCCACCTTCCAGAGACTGACTAATTGA